Within Anopheles ziemanni chromosome 2, idAnoZiCoDA_A2_x.2, whole genome shotgun sequence, the genomic segment ctttaaaaacaaaatagctaTACAGATCCCTTACACCTAACAATTGTAGATCAAGCGAGAATCGAAAAACTAATGATAAATGATAATAAACAACTCAAATTCTAAAGTAGATTAAGATGAATGAAGATATAGAGTCTATTGTGGGAGGGATATAAAAGTAAAGGACACATACAATTATTTAGACACCAAGAGTGCTGTAGACAAATGCGTTGGACATTTCTCGGGATTTAGTTAGCAGAATAAGCAAAGGTTATAGTAATCGTTCGGCAGTTAGTAAGTAGCGAACCATCGAATCTGAATCTTAACGTGTTTCTTAGCCTGTGACTTTGGGAACGATCGGacgatcgtttcgtttcccCTAAACTTTACCTCTTTCTTTTGTCCCGAGCACATTGCATACTTCTAACATTCTCATATATCTTACATATTTCTTTCGCACTCGTCACTTAATTAAAACACTACTCGACACGATACTCCTGCGGATATGGGATCGGGGCGGGAATCAAAAAACCGTACTTTTAAACAACTCGTCTCGGTGGCATCGGCAAACCTGTGCAGTCAGTCTGCCCGTATGCGCTAACCACACCGGCGAAAACAGTAGTTTGAGGCCTAAAGCTGTTTTTTATACAACTCGCAGATCCTATCGGACGCGCCAAAAAGAGGAGAATGCAAAGgatgtagaaaaaaagaaacattaaaacattgaGCGCACTCGGATCTCGGCTGTATATATAGGGAAGTAGGAGACATTTTAAAACCTATCTAAGCGTATCAAATGCGTATATGATCGTAATCGAACGTTAAGTACATTTAATGTACAGCTCGAAAGTATTtattaataaagaaaaaagaaaaagtcatAGGTAATCGTAAACCAAGTAAGATTAAGTTTCTATTAAGCGGAATATTCGGTATTAGCTGGGCTAAGCAACAAGTCGTCTAACGTATTATCGAAAAACAGAGCCCCCCACACTCACTGCTGCGATTTGAAATTATTGATCAACGAGGAAGAGCAGTGGGGTTTATTCACACACTTACAATAAGTCGTTATTTTTAACTGTAACAATCTCTATCACCTATCATGTCAGCTGTCTTGTGTGACCTTGCGTGTGGACTAGTGTATATTCTTCTAGctaaaacatcaacaaaaaacTATCTATCTAACTGGAATTAATGTACATGCATTAAGAGATCtacaataatttttcttctaccaAGATAATCCTACGAATCTCAGTATTTCTGTtggaaaaagttaaatttcTGATGTAACATAAACTAACtgttagcaaacaaaaaaaataacacaaaaaccAGAAGAGTCGCTTAGGTGAGCGAAGGGAAAAGACTTGTAATTAATGGTACTAAGCCTacaaagaaacacaaacattcGGACCAAACGGGGCACTAGTAAGAGTTTaaagcaaaaccaaacgaGAAACCTATGGAATTGTTCTCAAACCAGAAGCACATCTACTCTATAttcaaaaacccaaaaacaaaccctcaAAAAAACTGCACCAAAAGCACCACAACCGTTATAAGAAATTATTTATCAACCGACCGGCACTCAACTATGCATAGCCTAATCACCCGAAGAGTAGGAACGGTCTCGGAGCAAACCTCGGATACCTTCATTATACATTATTGCGGTGAATATCTACAATCCTTCTGTGTGCTTTACTCGTACCCTTTAGATAGAAATTATTGTCTATGACCAAGTTTTAAACGAACCTTTCTCTGGAATGTCGAAACACTCTTTACAAGTTCATTTCTTAACCAAAACCCAGTCAACAGATGAACATATGTGGGCCAAAGAACTCCTTTCCTAATTTCTCTGCCAGAACGACCCACATTGTCGAATCCATCAATATTGCAGCGAGTTACAGAACTATTTGTACgatactttttaatgaaagaCACTACTGATCTATACAATCTGAAACCCTACTAGCATCTTTTACAAGCTCGTACCAAAATGTCCTTGTCGGTGTCCAACGTGTTCTGTTTGGTATCTTTTTTGTACATAGAACGTCCCAACCCCAATGCAAATCGTTGTCCAATATACGTCCGAGTCTCGACGAGCCAGAGCTTCGTGTATTGGACAACGGTTTTCCCCGATTCGGCCTTGCGTTTTCCCAACCCGATCTTGTACATACTTGCTGCCCATCGTAAAACCAAAGAATCTCGAGGAAACACACATATGGCACGCTCGTTTGGTGGATAAAAGCGATCATCTGTTGCGGTGGAGTTGCTCCTCACTAACGATAGATTATTTATGTGTGTACATACACACCCGCACACCTCCCCTAGAAAGTAAAAATGTGATCGAGTTTCGAAGAATTCTCCATCGGTAGACTATTCGACCCGTCTGGGTTTATCTATTGCCACTCCTTACTATATTACCACTAGCTCCAAACTCAGCTGTTTCAGTATTCGATGAGATGTACTATAAAGCAGATACAAAGCTATACAGAcactaaaaagaaagaaggaaagtaaCTTAATAAACCTGTATAATTTATTGATTAATGTAcctataaataaaactaacagAAATAAACCAAATCTACACGACAACGTCTTCTTATTCTTCttgttggcgtaacgacctctttggtcatgcctgcccgttaaggactTCCGTCTTCTGTGCTGTTATTTCGCATCGCAGCTAATCTCCTCATACTGCCACTTCCTGTTCTTGCGGCAGACCGGACCACACTTCTGGCTGCGGCAGTTTTCGCAGGGGAAATGGCAACCGGCGCACGTTTCATCCAAGCAGTCGCACAAATCCTTACCGCCACTACGTGCCGCacctttttcgttttgcgaAGTCGCATTGTTTTGCTCGAAACTGTTCCACACTCGCTGGTTCTTCCGCCGCTCGCGCCTGGACTTTTCCGGGTCAAAGTTTTCCATAAATTTGGAGTTCTCGTCGAACAGCTTGTCCCGGCTCTGGCGCCCTCGTCGTGGTGGCTGCTTTCTCAAAGCCATCGGTGCGTTGTCCTCCTGTTTCTCGCCCTccgatttgttgttgttcgctgACCGCGCCCGCTTGGGCCTGGAGATCGTCATCGGTTCCGTATCATCGGACGAACTTGATA encodes:
- the LOC131281334 gene encoding ARL14 effector protein-like, which codes for MDNCVDISSSSDDTEPMTISRPKRARSANNNKSEGEKQEDNAPMALRKQPPRRGRQSRDKLFDENSKFMENFDPEKSRRERRKNQRVWNSFEQNNATSQNEKGAARSGGKDLCDCLDETCAGCHFPCENCRSQKCGPVCRKNRKWQYEEISCDAK